A single region of the Vanacampus margaritifer isolate UIUO_Vmar chromosome 13, RoL_Vmar_1.0, whole genome shotgun sequence genome encodes:
- the dnajc6 gene encoding auxilin isoform X5, with amino-acid sequence MDSSDMDGNYGGGLLDMVKGGAGKFFSNFKDNLKDTLKDTSTKVMHQVATYTKGELDIAYITSRIIVMTYPAESVQIGYQNHVEDIRSFLDSRHADHYTVFNLSQRNYRGAKFSNRVSECNWPARQAPGLHNLFAVCKNMHNWLKQNPKNVCVITCSDGRALSGVLVCAMFCFCHLFNNPVPAMQLLSAKRPGSGLWPSHRRYIGYVCSMVSEKPSLPHTKPLMIKALTMSPVPCFNKQRSGCRPFCDVLIGETKIFTTAQDYERMREHRVQEGKVFFPLGVSVHGDVVVSVYHMRSTIGGRLQAKVSNTQIFQIQFHTGFIAPGTTMLKFNKPELDACDSPDKYPQLFHVILDVEVEGLDKQKDLTPPWEQFPSKDLSPNVLFSCHQEHQDALAVADEMEGLDLEEPARPPGGHDARGHGEESEPSDDEMISLSSQRSSTSAAPHKGDQLSPTHVDPNPPGEVDLLGLDREEIKQTPPVTQAPSTAAATTDLLGDLFGAPPQPTNGPSSNHSTPHKTVPSSASPCASPGPPVFDPFGAGPMPKPQEMMGSFLGPGNMGQPHSFLHAARSPSPILQPTSFGRSSPVQPGTPTVNIQQQNIMGGWEWNRTATTSTGGGLAMGSRSATTSPTGSVHSTPTHQSKPSTLDPFADIGNLGGTLGGGSGFSSKPTTPTGTTPSFPSMGSPSRPPPSPQHAGGWQPHSGAGFQSWQPNTGTAGWQPQGQGPTPQPKPSPSHTSMPHTSPQNRPNYNVSFSAGGGSPSAAGKAQIGMGSKPKASNANFDDLLSGQCFAGAKEKKGPRTIAEMRKEEMAKEMDPEKIKILEWIEGKERNIRALLSTMHTVLWEGETRWKPVGMADLVTPEQVKKVYRKAVLVVHPDKATGQPYEQYAKMIFMELNDAWSEFESQGQKPLY; translated from the exons ATATGGACGGCAACTATGGTGGAGGACTGCTGGATATGGTGAAGGGCGGAGCTGGAAAGTTCTTCAGTAACTTCAAAGACAATCTCAAGGACACGCTAAAAGACACATCAACCAAGGTCATGCATCAGGTTGCCAC gtACACTAAAGGGGAGCTAGACATAGCTTACATCACGTCACGAATCATAG TGATGACCTACCCAGCAGAGTCTGTACAGATTGGCTACCAGAACCATGTGGAGGACATCCGATCCTTCCTTGACAGTCGCCATGCTGACCACTACACTGTCTTCAACCTGTCACAGCGCAACTACCGCGGAGCCAAATTCTCCAATAGG GTTTCAGAGTGTAATTGGCCTGCTCGCCAGGCTCCCGGCCTCCACAACCTCTTCGCTGTTTGCAAGAACATGCACAACTGGCTAAAACAGAATCCCAAGAATGTGTGTGTCATCACCTGCTCG GATGGCCGGGCGCTTTCAGGAGTCTTGGTTTGTGCCATGTTTTGCTTCTGCCACCTCTTCAACAATCCAGTTCCCGCCATGCAACTCCTCAGCGCCAAGAGACCAGGCTCAGGCCTCTGGCCTTCACACCGCAG GTACATCGGGTATGTATGCAGCATGGTGTCCGAGAAGCCCAGTCTACCCCACACCAAGCCTCTGATGATCAAGGCTCTCACCATGAGTCCAGTTCCCTGCTTCAACAAGCAACGGAGCGGCTGTCGGCCTTTCTGTGACGTCCTCATTGGAGAGACCAAAATCTTCACCACGGCACAGGACTATGAGAGAATGAG AGAGCACCGAGTTCAAGAGGGGAAGGTGTTTTTTCCTTTGGGTGTCAGTGTGCATGGAGATGTCGTTGTTTCTGTCTATCATATGAGGTCCACCATCGGGGGACGTCTGCAAGCCAAG GTGTCCAACACACAAATTTTCCAGATCCAGTTTCACACTGGCTTCATTGCTCCTGGAACTACTATGTTAAAATTTAACAA ACCAGAGCTGGATGCGTGTGACTCTCCAGACAAATATCCCCAGCTGTTCCATGTGATATTGGACGTGGAGGTGGAGGGCTTAGACAAGCAGAAAGACCTCACGCCCCCTTGGGAGCAGTTCCCATCTAAAGACCTGAGTCCCAATGTGCTTTTCAGCTGCCACCAGGAACACCAGGATGCTCTCGCCGTTGCTG ATGAGATGGAAGGCTTGGATTTGGAGG AGCCAGCCAGGCCACCTGGAGGCCATGATGCCCGAGGCCACGGTGAGGAGAGTGAGCCCTCTGACGACGAGATGATCTCTCTGTCCAGCCAGCGAAGCAGCACCAGCGCAGCCCCCCATAAAGGGGATCAGCTTTCTCCGACGCACGTGGACCCCAATCCGCCTGGAGAAGTTGATCTTCTCGGCTTGGATCGGGAAGAGATCAAGCAAACGCCTCCAGTGACCCAAGCTCCATCTACTGCAGCTGCAACTACCGACCTCCTGGGGGACTTGTTTGGGGCTCCACCCCAGCCAACTAACGGGCCATCATCCAACCATTCCACTCCACATAAAACAGTACCAAGCTCGGCCTCGCCATGTGCTTCCCCCGGGCCACCAG TGTTTGATCCCTTTGGAGCTGGTCCCATGCCGAAACCTCAGGAGATGATGGGTTCGTTCCTCGGACCAGGTAACATGGGGCAGCCACATTCCTTCTTGCATGCCGCTCGCTCTCCATCCCCCATCCTGCAACCCACTAGCTTTG GACGGAGTTCCCCCGTCCAACCTGGTACCCCAACCGTCAACATTCAGCAGCAAAACATCATGGGAGGCTGGGAATGGAACAGAACAGCCACCACAAGCACAG GAGGAGGCTTGGCAATGGGCAGTCGATCAGCCACTACGAGCCCTACAGGTTCGGTTCACAGTACACCCACCCATCAAAGCAAGCCAAGCACCCTGGATCCGTTTGCTGACATAGGTAACCTTGGGGGAACCCTTGGAG GAGGTTCTGGATTCTCCAGCAAGCCCACCACACCAACAGGAACAACTCCTTCCTTTCCTTCCATGGGCTCTCCATCTCGGCCTCCTCCATCTCCCCAGCATGCAGGAGGATGGCAGCCCCACTCAGGAGCTGGCTTCCAATCATGGCAGCCTAACACAGGCACAGCAGGCTGGCAGCCGCAAGGACAAGGACCCACTCCGCAACCAAAGCCCAGTCCAAGCCATACATCCATGCCTCACACTTCACCGCAGAACCGACCCAACTATAATGTTAGTTTCTCTGCTGGGGGTGGATCACCCAGTGCTGCGGGCAAAGCACAGATAGGAATGG GCTCGAAACCCAAGGCTTCCAATGCCAACTTTGATGACCTGCTGTCTGGTCAATGCTTTGCAGGGGCCAAAGAGAAGAAAGGACCCAGGACTATAGCAGAAATGAGAAAAGAAGAAATGGCCAAAGAGATGGACCCCGAGAAAATAAAG attcTAGAATGGATTGAGGGGAAGGAGCGGAACATCCGGGCCCTCCTCTCCACGATGCATACAGTGTTGTGGGAAGGAGAAACACGCTGGAAGCCCGTTGGAATGGCTGACCTGGTAACTCCAGAACAAGTTAAAAAGGTCTATCGCAAAGCAGTCCTCGTTGTTCACCCAGATAAG